A section of the Triticum dicoccoides isolate Atlit2015 ecotype Zavitan chromosome 7A, WEW_v2.0, whole genome shotgun sequence genome encodes:
- the LOC119329435 gene encoding probable LRR receptor-like serine/threonine-protein kinase At3g47570 isoform X3, with product MEALEYLHHQIEPSIVHCDIKPCNILLDDDFVAHVTDFGLAKIMHTEECEHGGGGTETSSFAIKGTIGYVAPEYGSGSEPSRDGDVYSYGVLLLEIFTGRKPTDNFMDGVTSLVDYVRMAYPDKLLEILDASATYSGHVQRFIDVFLYPMFKLGLACCEDSPRHRMKIDDVVKELNIIKKACAAHMVVQEFQTTVLIQARNEVL from the exons ATGG AGGCATTAGAATATCTTCACCATCAAATTGAGCCATCCATAGTTCACTGTGATATCAAACCATGCAACATCCTTCTAGATGATGACTTTGTTGCACACGTCACCGACTTTGGTCTAGCAAAGATAATGCATACTGAAGAATGCGAGCATGGTGGTGGTGGAACTGAAACCAGCTCATTTGCGATTAAAGGCACAATTGGATACGTCGCACCAG AGTATGGCTCAGGATCTGAACCCTCCAGGGATGGTGACGTATATAGCTACGGTGTGTTGCTATTGGAAATATTTACTGGAAGGAAGCCGACTGACAATTTCATGGATGGTGTGACAAGCCTGGTCGACTATGTCAGGATGGCCTACCCTGATAAGCTGCTGGAAATATTGGATGCTAGTGCAACCTACAGCGGACACGTGCAACGGTTCATAGATGTATTCTTATATCCTATGTTTAAGCTTGGGCTAGCTTGCTGCGAGGATTCCCCAAGGCACAGAATGAAGATAGACGATGTAGTCAAGGAGTTGAACATCATAAAGAAAGCATGCGCAGCTCACATGGTTGTTCAAGAATTTCAAACAACTGTCCTGATCCAGGCAAGGAATGAGGTGCTATGA
- the LOC119329435 gene encoding probable LRR receptor-like serine/threonine-protein kinase At3g47570 isoform X2: MPTSATDAAAAAAVGPWPWTRIKPNNVLHQGVGFHQEMHERISYAEIDAATESFSPTNLIGSGSFGNVYIGTLNLDESLCTVAIKVLNLCKRGANRSFLRECEALRKIRHRKLVKVITVCSSLDRNGDEFKALVLEFISNGNLDEWLHPNSMTNSWNFRRLSLMERLCIALDVAEALEYLHHQIEPSIVHCDIKPCNILLDDDFVAHVTDFGLAKIMHTEECEHGGGGTETSSFAIKGTIGYVAPEYGSGSEPSRDGDVYSYGVLLLEIFTGRKPTDNFMDGVTSLVDYVRMAYPDKLLEILDASATYSGHVQRFIDVFLYPMFKLGLACCEDSPRHRMKIDDVVKELNIIKKACAAHMVVQEFQTTVLIQARNEVL; this comes from the exons ATGCCAACCTCCGCCACcgacgccgctgccgctgccgctgtagGGCCTTGGCCATGG acaagaatcaaaccgaacaatgtTCTTCATCAAGGAGTTGGATTTCACCAAGAGATGCATGAGAGGATATCCTATGCTGAGATAGATGCAGCAACAGAGTCATTCTCACCGACAAATTTGATTGGTTCTGGAAGTTTCGGCAATGTGTACATTGGAACTCTAAATCTCGATGAGAGTTTATGTACTGTAGCAATCAAGGTTCTCAATCTTTGCAAACGAGGAGCTAATAGAAGCTTCTTGAGAGAGTGTGAGGCCCTAAGGAAGATTCGACACCGGAAACTTGTCAAAGTGATCACTGTGTGTAGCAGTTTGGATCGTAATGGTGATGAGTTCAAGGCACTTGTCTTAGAGTTTATCTCCAACGGAAATTTAGATGAGTGgctgcatccaaactccatgactAACAGCTGGAACTTTAGAAGGCTAAGTTTGATGGAAAGGCTATGCATTGCTCTTGATGTTGCAGAGGCATTAGAATATCTTCACCATCAAATTGAGCCATCCATAGTTCACTGTGATATCAAACCATGCAACATCCTTCTAGATGATGACTTTGTTGCACACGTCACCGACTTTGGTCTAGCAAAGATAATGCATACTGAAGAATGCGAGCATGGTGGTGGTGGAACTGAAACCAGCTCATTTGCGATTAAAGGCACAATTGGATACGTCGCACCAG AGTATGGCTCAGGATCTGAACCCTCCAGGGATGGTGACGTATATAGCTACGGTGTGTTGCTATTGGAAATATTTACTGGAAGGAAGCCGACTGACAATTTCATGGATGGTGTGACAAGCCTGGTCGACTATGTCAGGATGGCCTACCCTGATAAGCTGCTGGAAATATTGGATGCTAGTGCAACCTACAGCGGACACGTGCAACGGTTCATAGATGTATTCTTATATCCTATGTTTAAGCTTGGGCTAGCTTGCTGCGAGGATTCCCCAAGGCACAGAATGAAGATAGACGATGTAGTCAAGGAGTTGAACATCATAAAGAAAGCATGCGCAGCTCACATGGTTGTTCAAGAATTTCAAACAACTGTCCTGATCCAGGCAAGGAATGAGGTGCTATGA
- the LOC119329435 gene encoding probable LRR receptor-like serine/threonine-protein kinase At3g47570 isoform X1: MKTWQHFMVHLLTHTLLFLASSSSQPTNNQSSNYSTDLSVLLKFKSLITSDPTRALSSWSWDPVINGTRTAPLPNYCEWMGVACSNRRHPGHVTAIRLLALGLVGSISPQLGNLTHLRILSLSDNKLKGEIPGSLSGCTTLHTLELRGNNLSGSMPASLGLLSKLKFLNVSDNNLIGDIPMSFSNLTALTKLSMRKNQFHGQIPSWLGNLTSLTLVGLAHNGFTGHISPALGKMANLFTFDIMDNKLEGPFPPSMFNISSILYFSIGFNQFSGSLPLDIGLKLPKLMFLFTSANQFTGPIPGSLSNASTLEVLVLGGNQYNGLIPRDIGIHGHIRGFSLGHNFLQTTEPRDWDFLTSLTNCSNLEVLDLEQNNLEGVVPVSIANLSTELNSIALGRNKITGSIPVGLGKFKKLTRFSVADSLFTGTLPLDIGQIPSLQYLDLSHNRFYGQIPQSLGNITQLSNLSLSNNFLDGNIPASLGTLTKLVSLDLSANSLRGEIPQEILMIPSLTVLLNLSNNALSGSIPTQIGKLNSLSAIDLSMNKLSGEIPDTLSSCVQLNFLNFQGNLLHGQVPKGFSSLRGLEKLDLSDNNLAGPIPEFLQSFELLIYLNLSFNNLSGPVPNAGIFHNATVLLLPGNSMLCGGPPSLQLPSCPYISSNQAGQHRRRLILFCMFGTLIFFMCSLTGCYLMKTRIKPNNVLHQGVGFHQEMHERISYAEIDAATESFSPTNLIGSGSFGNVYIGTLNLDESLCTVAIKVLNLCKRGANRSFLRECEALRKIRHRKLVKVITVCSSLDRNGDEFKALVLEFISNGNLDEWLHPNSMTNSWNFRRLSLMERLCIALDVAEALEYLHHQIEPSIVHCDIKPCNILLDDDFVAHVTDFGLAKIMHTEECEHGGGGTETSSFAIKGTIGYVAPEYGSGSEPSRDGDVYSYGVLLLEIFTGRKPTDNFMDGVTSLVDYVRMAYPDKLLEILDASATYSGHVQRFIDVFLYPMFKLGLACCEDSPRHRMKIDDVVKELNIIKKACAAHMVVQEFQTTVLIQARNEVL, translated from the exons ATGAAGACATGGCAGCATTTCATGGTCCATCTTCTCACTCATACCCTCCTTTTTCTCGCATCCAGCTCCTCTCAACCCACCAACAACCAAAGTAGCAACTACAGCACCGATCTCTCTGTGCTCCTAAAATTCAAATCCCTCATAACCAGTGACCCTACACGGGCACTGTCCTCTTGGTCTTGGGACCCTGTCATCAACGGCACGAGAACGGCGCCATTGCCTAATTACTGTGAGTGGATGGGCGTGGCCTGCAGCAACCGCCGGCACCCAGGCCATGTCACTGCCATACGTCTGCTTGCCTTGGGCCTTGTCGGCAGCATCTCCCCGCAGCTCGGTAACCTGACCCACCTTCGCATCCTCAGTCTTTCAGACAACAAATTGAAAGGTGAGATCCCAGGCAGCCTCAGTGGTTGTACAACACTTCATACCTTGGAGTTGAGGGGGAACAACCTCTCTGGTTCCATGCCTGCTTCTCTAGGTCTCCTATCAAAGCTCAAATTTCTCAATGTTTCCGATAACAATCTGATTGGTGATATTCCCATGTCATTCTCCAACCTCACAGCCCTCACGAAGCTTAGTATGCGCAAAAACCAATTCCATGGCCAAATCCCGAGTTGGCTCGGCAACCTGACATCACTGACACTTGTAGGATTAGCCCATAACGGTTTCACTGGCCATATCTCTCCAGCTCTAGGTAAGATGGCAAATCTTTTTACGTTTGATATCATGGATAACAAACTGGAAGGCCCTTTTCCTCCATCCATGTTCAATATTTCCTCCATCTTATACTTCAGCATCGGCTTCAACCAGTTTTCAGGATCTTTGCCGCTTGATATTGGCCTTAAGCTTCCCAAGCTAATGTTTTTGTTCACATCTGCGAACCAATTTACAGGACCAATACCAGGCTCCCTGTCAAATGCATCGACACTTGAAGTTTTGGTCCTTGGCGGAAATCAGTATAATGGTCTGATTCCACGGGACATTGGCATCCATGGTCATATCCGGGGATTTTCGTTAGGGCACAATTTCCTTCAAACCACAGAGCCTAGGGATTGGGATTTCCTCACATCCTTAACCAACTGTAGCAACCTGGAAGTACTAGACCTTGAACAAAATAACCTTGAAGGTGTTGTGCCAGTTTCTATTGCCAACCTATCTACAGAGCTCAATTCGATTGCACTTGGTAGAAACAAAATAACTGGGTCCATACCTGTAGGGTTAGGGAAGTTTAAAAAACTTACAAGGTTCAGCGTTGCAGATAGCCTTTTCACAGGCACCTTGCCTCTGGATATTGGCCAGATTCCTAGCCTCCAGTATCTCGACCTATCCCATAATAGATTCTATGGGCAGATTCCACAATCTTTAGGCAATATCACGCAATTGAGCAACCTCTCTCTATCTAATAACTTTCTAGATGGCAACATTCCAGCAAGCCTTGGCACTCTCACAAAACTTGTATCTCTGGATCTTTCCGCtaactccttgaggggggaaatcCCACAGGAGATACTCATGATTCCCTCTCTTACGGTACTTCTCAACCTCTCCAACAATGCTCTAAGTGGCTCCATTCCAACACAGATAGGAAAGTTGAACAGCCTTAGCGCAATCGACCTATCAATGAACAAGCTCTCTGGTGAAATCCCAGACACTCTCAGCAGTTGCGTCCAACTGAATTTTCTAAATTTTCAAGGAAATCTTTTGCATGGGCAAGTACCAAAAGGGTTTTCTTCCTTGAGAGGCCTCGAAAAGTTGGATCTTTCTGATAATAACTTAGCAGGACCCATTCCTGAGTTCCTCCAGAGTTTTGAGCTCCTAATATATCTAAACCTCTCTTTCAACAACCTATCTGGTCCCGTGCCAAATGCAGGGATCTTTCACAATGCTACTGTATTGTTGCTCCCTGGCAATAGCATGCTATGCGGAGGTCCCCCATCCTTGCAACTCCCTTCATGCCCATATATAAGTTCTAACCAGGCTGGGCAGCATCGGCGTCGGCTCATACTCTTTTGCATGTTTGGAACTTTGATCTTCTTCATGTGCTCTCTAACTGGATGCTACTTAATGAAGacaagaatcaaaccgaacaatgtTCTTCATCAAGGAGTTGGATTTCACCAAGAGATGCATGAGAGGATATCCTATGCTGAGATAGATGCAGCAACAGAGTCATTCTCACCGACAAATTTGATTGGTTCTGGAAGTTTCGGCAATGTGTACATTGGAACTCTAAATCTCGATGAGAGTTTATGTACTGTAGCAATCAAGGTTCTCAATCTTTGCAAACGAGGAGCTAATAGAAGCTTCTTGAGAGAGTGTGAGGCCCTAAGGAAGATTCGACACCGGAAACTTGTCAAAGTGATCACTGTGTGTAGCAGTTTGGATCGTAATGGTGATGAGTTCAAGGCACTTGTCTTAGAGTTTATCTCCAACGGAAATTTAGATGAGTGgctgcatccaaactccatgactAACAGCTGGAACTTTAGAAGGCTAAGTTTGATGGAAAGGCTATGCATTGCTCTTGATGTTGCAGAGGCATTAGAATATCTTCACCATCAAATTGAGCCATCCATAGTTCACTGTGATATCAAACCATGCAACATCCTTCTAGATGATGACTTTGTTGCACACGTCACCGACTTTGGTCTAGCAAAGATAATGCATACTGAAGAATGCGAGCATGGTGGTGGTGGAACTGAAACCAGCTCATTTGCGATTAAAGGCACAATTGGATACGTCGCACCAG AGTATGGCTCAGGATCTGAACCCTCCAGGGATGGTGACGTATATAGCTACGGTGTGTTGCTATTGGAAATATTTACTGGAAGGAAGCCGACTGACAATTTCATGGATGGTGTGACAAGCCTGGTCGACTATGTCAGGATGGCCTACCCTGATAAGCTGCTGGAAATATTGGATGCTAGTGCAACCTACAGCGGACACGTGCAACGGTTCATAGATGTATTCTTATATCCTATGTTTAAGCTTGGGCTAGCTTGCTGCGAGGATTCCCCAAGGCACAGAATGAAGATAGACGATGTAGTCAAGGAGTTGAACATCATAAAGAAAGCATGCGCAGCTCACATGGTTGTTCAAGAATTTCAAACAACTGTCCTGATCCAGGCAAGGAATGAGGTGCTATGA